The following is a genomic window from Pseudomonas promysalinigenes.
CTGGTGTGCGACACCCGCGGGTTCTACTATTTCGTGCCCGAGCAGGCCGCCGCGCAGGTCAACAAGACCGCCCAGCGCCTGTCGCTGTTCACCTTCATCCTGGTCGAACACCTTGCCGACCAGGGCCGTGACCCGATGGCCGTGCTCGACGGCGGCAGCATAGGCCGCGACGAGCTGCCCTCGCTGCTGGACAAATACCGCGACCTGTTCCTGCAGGCCGAAGTGCAAACCGTCGAGGAGCTGGAAGAAAAGATCATGCGCCGCATGACTCAGCTCGGCTTCGCCCATGAAGAAGGCGGCATCTACCGCTTCCTGCCGCCGATGCATCGCTTCCTCGACGTGTGCCTGTCGGTACAGCAGGACCGCGACCTGGCGGCCAGCCTGCACAGCGACCTGCCCTTGCCAACCCCGGTACTGGTGGAGGAGGAAAGCCCGGAACAACTCAACCGTACCGACGACCCGCTCGACCTTGCGCCGTTCGACGACCAGGAAAGCGAAGAGGACGCCCTGGCCCGGGCCATCCGCGAAGAGCAACAGGAGATTGACGCATGAGCCAGGAACGCTACGGCATTAGCCGCTTTGCATTGCTCAACACCGCAGGCTACAGCCTGGGCCTGTTCCCGCTGGAGTACCCGCTGTCGGTATACGGCGCCAACAACCTGGGTAAATCGGCGTCGATCAACGCCCTGCAGTTCCCGATCCTGGCGCGCATGTCAGACATGAGCTTCGGCAAATACAGCCTCGAGCAGTCACGCCGCTTCTACTTCGCCAGCGATACCTCGTACATCCTCTGCGAACTGAACCTGCCCCACGGGCCACACGTGGTCGGCGTGGTCGGCCGGGGCCCTGGCGGTGGTTTCGGTCACCAGTTCTTCGCCTATAAGGGCGAACTGGACCTGGCCCATTACCAGCAAAACGACACCTGCCTGCGGCAGAAAGAGCTGTTCACCAACCTCGAGCGCCTGGGCCTGAAGGCCTATGAGCTCAAACCTGATGAGCTGCGCCGGCTGCTGGTCGGCGGTCACACCTCGTGCCCGCTGGATTTGACCCTGATCCCACTGCGCTCCACCAGCGAACAGAGCCTGAAAACCTTCCGCGCACTGTTCATCAACCTGCTGCACATGCGCGAGATCACTGCCGCCAAGCTCAAGCAGCTGTTCCTCGATGCCTTCGAGCACAGCCTGCGCTCGGGCAGCGTCGACTACATCGCTGCCTGTGAAGAAGCCTTCCGCGACGTGCGCCGCATGGAGCAGGACTACAACGCCCTGGTAGCCGCCGGCCCACTGGTCGAAGCCCTGGCCGGCGGAGTGGCCCAGCGCGACATCCTGCGCGGCAAGCTGCACCGCCTTTCGCCGCTGCTCGACAACCTGCTGGGCACTTGGCAGGAATACGCCATGGCGCGCAAGGAAGAGCTGGTGATCCAGGCCGAGCACTACCGCAGCGAGCAAGACCGCCTGCAGAACGACCAACGCGGTGGTACTCAGGAGCTGATGCGTCTGGAGCGTGAAATTACCGGTATCCAGCGCTGGCTTGGCGAACTGTCGGTGCTCAAGCACCGTTTCGCGCTGGTCAACGATGTCAAAGTGCTGGAGCAGCAACTGCTGGCCGCCAAGGACGCCCACGACGAACTGGCCGGTGCTCTGGCGCAGTCGCGCCAGTTCAGCGCCGAAGACCTCGACGAACGCGTGCGTGACCTGGAAAAACGCCTGAAGCAGGTCAAGCAGCAGCTCGACCATGCAGACAACAACAGCTACGCACGCCTGCGTGAAGAATTCTCGCAGCAGGACGTCGACCGCCTTATGCGCCTGTTCAACGGCGCGCTGTTCAGCCTGCCACTGGGCGAGCGCGGCATAGAGCTCGACGACAGCGACCTGTGGGTGAAATCCCTGGAAGCTGTGCTCGACGGCTTCAAGGGCGAGCGTTTCGAGGCCCCAGGCCTGTCGATCGACCTTTCCCATATCGACCCACCGGCGTTGCAGGCTCTTGCCGATCGTGCGGCCCTGCGCGACCAGAAGGAACGCCTGGAGAAGGAGCTCAAGCAGCTCAAGACCCAACAACAGGTCGCCGCCGACCGCACCGCCTCCAAAGCTCAGGCCCAAGCGCTGTATCAGGATGTGCTGGATGCCCAGAAGGCCCTGGAAGACTACCGTCGCAGCGAAACCCTGAGCGCCGAAGAGCCAGAAAAAATGGAGCAACTGGCGCAGATGGAGGCTGCCCAGGATGAGCTCAAGCGCTCCAGCGACGCCTTCACCGAGCGCGTCCAGCAACTGTCGGCCAAGCTGCAGTTGGTGGGCCGCCAGATCGGCGACCTGGAGTCTAAGCAGCGCACCCTCGAAGACGCCCTGCGCCGCCGCCAACTGCTACCGGCCGACCTGCCCTTTGGCACGCCTTACATGGAAGCGGTCGACGACTCCATGGACAACCTGCTGCCGATGCTCAACGACTACCAGGACAGCTGGCAGGCTTTGCAACGGGTCGACAACCAGATCGAGGCGCTTTACGCCCAGGTGCGCCTCAAGGGCGTGGCCAAGTTCGACAGCGAAGACGACATGGAGCGCCGCCTGCAACTGCTGGTCAATGCCTATGCGCACCGCACCGATGAGGCGCTGACCCTGGCCAAGGCGCGCCGCGCCGCCGTCACCGATATCGCCCGGACCCTGCGCAACATCCGCAGCGACTACGACAGCCTCGAACACCAGCTGGCCCTGTTCAACCGCGAGATCAACAAACGTCAGGTGTCCAACCTGGAAAGCTTCCGTGTGGTGCTGGCGCCGAACAAGGAAGCGCTCAAGCACATCGACCAGATCATTCACAGTGCCGGCCAGTACGAGGAAGGCGAGACCCTTTCGGTGTTCGACCTGACCCAAAGCGCCGAACAGGACAACCGCAACGAAGAAGCCAAGGAATACCTGGCGCGCCTGGTAGCGGCCAACCACAATCAGCTGGGCTTGAAGGACCTGTTCGAGCTGGCGTTCGAAATCACCAAGGTCAACGGCCAGCCGATCATTCACGCCGACATCGACGGCGCGGCGTCCAATGGCACCACCATGACCATCAAGGCGCTGACCAACATGTACCTGTTGCTGCACCTGATGGACCGCGACCTGGCCGGGCGCATTCGCTTGCCGTACTACCTTGACGAAGCGGCGGACATCGACGAACGCAACCAGGCGGCGCTGCTTGAAACCAGCCTGCAACTGGGCTTCGTGCCGATTCTGGCGAGCGTCAAGCCGCAGGTGTCGGCACACGTGGCGATCGACCTGGAAGGTGGCAGCGGGCCGAATGGCATCTACATCGACGAGGCGGACTGGAAGTACATCAGCCGGCTGGATGAAGTTAAGGCGATCGTGCGCGAGGATCAGGCCGAAGCGTTGGCCTGAGATTGAAGTATGGGCCGCCCTGCGGCCCATTCGCGGGTGAACCTGCTCGCACCGGTATTGCACAAGCCGCAAGGGCGGTGCAGTAGCTGTGGGAGCGGATTTTACCCGCGAATCGAGGCCAGCGGCCTTATCTCTGAGATCACTGAGCCCAGGGCAGAATCGGGATCGCCGTCACCGCGTTCTGCGGGCTGCCCTCGATCATGCGGTCGCTGTATACCAGGTACACCAACGTGTTGCGCTTCTTGTCGAGAAAGCGCACCACCTGCATGGTCTTGAACACCAGCGAAGTGCGCTCCTTGAACACTTCGTCGCCATCTTTGAGTTCACCCTTGAAACTGATCGGCCCAACCTGCCGGCAGGCAATCGAGGCCTCCGCGCGGTCTTCGGCCAGGCCCAGCCCGCCCTTCACGCCACCGGTCTTGGCACGCGACAGGTAGCAGGTCACACCCTCGACTTTGGGGTCGTCGAAGGCCTCGACCACGATACGGTCGTTGGGCCCAAGGAACTTGAACACGGTCGATACCTGGCCGATCTCTTCAGCGCCGGCCAGCATCGGCAGGGCAAGAGCTGCCAGGGCAAGTACTCGCTTGAACGTTTTCATACCAGCACCAGGTTGTCGCGGTGGACCAATTCCGGCTCGGCGATATAGCCCAGCACGGCCTCGATATGATCGGACGGCTGACCGATGATCTTCTGTGCCTCCAGGGCACTGTAGTTGGCCAGGCCACGGGCCACTTCGGCGCCATCGGGGCCGACGCAGATCACCATCTCGCCACGGCGGAAGCTGCCCTGCACGGTTTTCACACCCACCGGCAGCAGGCTCTTGTTCGCCCCACGCAGCGCCTGCACAGCGCCAGCGTCGAGCACCAGGGTGCCGCGGGTTTGCAGGTGGCCAGCCAGCCACTGCTTGCGCGCAGCCAGCATGCCGCGCTCAGGCGACAACAATGTCCCCAGGCGTTCACCAGCTTTCAGACGGTCCAGCACGCGCTCGATGCGGCCACCGATGATGATGGTGTGTGCACCTGAACGGGCCGCCAGCCGCGCCGCTCGCAGCTTGGTCTGCATACCACCACGGCCCAGCGCACCCCCGGTGCCGCCAGCCACGGCATCGAGCGATGGGTCATCGGCGCGGGCTTCGTAAATCAATTGCGCTTCGGGGTTGTTGCGCGGGTCGGCATCGAACATGCCGTCGCGGTCGGTGAGAATCACCAGCAGATCGGCTTCTACGAGGTTAGCCACCAGGGCCGCCAGGGTGTCGTTATCCCCGAAGCGGATCTCGTCGGTGACCACGGTATCGTTCTCGTTGATCACCGGTACCACGCCCAGGTCGACCAAGGTCCGCAGTGTGCTACGGGCATTGAGGTAACGCTTGCGGTCGGACAGGTCGTCGTGGGTCAGAAGAATTTGCGCGGTGTGCTTGCCATGCTCGCCAAAGCTCGACTCCCAGGCCTGCACCAGGCGCATCTGGCCGATCGACGCAGCGGCCTGCAGCTCGTTCATGGCACTGGGTCGCGAAGTCCAGCCCAGCTGGCTCATGCCGGCGGCCACGGCTCCGGAGGAGACCAGTACCAACTCAACGCCTGCTTCACGCAGCGCGACCATCTGCTCGACCCACACGGCCATGGCGCCGCGGTCCAGGCCCTTGCCATCGGCGGTCAGCAGGGCACTGCCAATCTTCACGACCCAGCGCTTGGCGCCTGTCACCTTGCTTCGCATCTTCTTCCAACCTATGTCGAATCTGTAGATACCGTGGATACAAAAACGCCGCTCATCAGAGCGGCGTTTAGTGTACTGCAACCAATCAGTCGCGCACGTAAATGATTTCCGGGCCGTCTTCGTCGTCCTCGAAATCATCGTCCCAGGCGTCGTCGTCACCGATGTCGTGCACGCTCTTGACGCCGGTACGGCGCAAGGTGCGGGCGTCGTCCAGCGCCTGCAGCTGGGCACGGGCTTCGTCTTCGATACGCTGGTCCAGCTCGGCCAACTCTTCGGCATAGGCCGGGTCATTGGCCAGGCGGTCGGCGCGGTCTTCCAGGTAGCGCATCAGGTCATGGCTAAGTTGCTCGGTGCCCTGCTTGGAGATGGCCGAGATCACGTACACCGGACCTTCCCACTGCAGGCGCTCGACCACTTCCTTGACACGCTCGTCGCGCTCGTCGTCCATCAGCATGTCCGACTTGTTCAGTACCAGCCAGCGCTCACGGTCGGTCAACGACGGGCTGAAGCGGGTCAGCTCGTTGATGATGACTTCGGCGGCATCGGCCGGGCTGCTGCCGTCCAGTGGTGCCAGGTCGACCAGGTGCAGCAGCACACGGGTACGCGCCAGGTGCTTGAGGAAGCGAATACCCAGGCCAGCACCGTCGGAGGCGCCTTCGATCAGGCCGGGAATATCGGCGATGACGAAGCTCTTCCAGCGATCGACGCTGACCACACCCAGGTTCGGCACCAGGGTGGTGAACGGGTAGTCGGCGACTTTCGGCTTGGCAGCCGACACAGAACGGATGAAGGTGCTCTTGCCGGCGTTCGGCAGGCCCAGCAAGCCGACATCGGCCAGTACTTTCAGCTCCATCTTCAGGTCGCGCTGGTCACCCGGCTTACCCGGCGTGGTCTGACGTGGCGCACGGTTGGTACTGGACTTGAAACGGGTGTTGCCAAGGCCGTGCCAGCCGCCTTGGGCGACCATCAGCTTCTGCCCTGGGGTTACCAGGTCACCGATGACTTCCTGGGTGGAAGCGTCGATCACGGTGGTGCCGACCGGTACCCGCAGGAACAGGTCATCACCCTTCTTGCCGGTGCAGTCGGTGCTGCCGCCGTTGGAGCCGCGCTGGGCTTCGTGGTGACGGGTGTAGCGGTAGTCGACCAGGGTGTTGAGGTTTTCGTCGGCCACCATATAGACCGAGCCCCCATCACCGCCGTCACCACCGTTGGGACCGCCGTTCTCGATGAACTTTTCGCGGCGGAAGCTCATGCAACCGTTACCGCCATCACCGGCCTTGACCCGAATGGATACTTCGTCAACAAACTTCATTGAAAACCGCCTCTCGCCGACAGGCGAGTTGAATACCTAAAAAACCTGAGGCTCTTGCAAAAATGAGCGCGGCGGCCCCGTACGACCGTAGAAACCCACGCCGGCAGCCCATACAAACAGCTTTGCAAGAGGCTCACCACAAACGAAAAAGCCCCGTCGCATGACGGGGCTTCTGGAGCGACGTCGCGATTAAGCGGCGACGATGCTCACGTAACGGCGCATGAACTCGCCTTTCTTCTCGAACTTGATCACGCCTTCGATCTTGGCGAACAAGGTGTGGTCCTTGCCCATGCCAACGCCGTAGCCAGCGTGGAATTCGGTGCCGCGCTGACGGACGATGATGTTGCCTGGCTTGATAACCTGGCCGCCATACATCTTCACGCCAAGGCGTTTCGATTCTGAGTCGCGACCGTTACGAGTACTACCACCAGCCTTCTTGTGAGCCATGGTTCAATTCTCCAATAAATTCAGGGGAACCGGGCGATTAAGCCTGGATACCGGTGATTTTGATCTCGGTGAACCACTGGCGGTGGCCCATACGCTTCATGTGGTGCTTACGACGACGGAACTTGATGATGCGAACCTTGTCGTGACGGCCTTGCGAAACGACTTCGGCAACCACTTTAGCGCCGGCGACGACTGGTGCACCGATGGTGACTTCTTCACCGTTGGCAACCAGCAGAACGCGATCGAAAGTCACGGATTCGCCAGTGGCGACTTCCAGTTTTTCGACCTTGAGGAATTCACCTTCAGCGACTTTGTACTGCTTGCCGCCGGTAACGATTACTGCGTAAGACATGGTATTTCTCCGATAATCCTGCTCACCCAGCGCTTTATATGATGAGTATTGGCTGGCATGGCTGCATGGGGCTGGAACGGCCCTGTGCAATTGCGTAAGGCAGGTGCTGCCCAGGAAGTTAGGGTGCGCGATTGTACGCAACCGTGCTTTTGCTTGCAAGTCCCGCCCCCGGTCTGCGGGCACCGCGCCTTGACACACCGGGGCCTGCGACCTAGCATGCCGCGCAACCTCACTGGAGCAGCCGATGCAACCCCAAACCTTCTACCGCGCGGTAGCTGACGATTTCAGCGCCGTCGACGAGATCATCAAGAAGCAGCTGACCTCGCGCGTGCCGCTGGTATCGAAGATCGGCGACTATATCACGTCGGCTGGCGGCAAGCGCTTGCGTCCGTTGCTGGTGCTGCTATGCGGCAAGGCGCTGGGCCGCGAAGGCGACGACCTGCGGCTGCTGGCGGCGACCATCGAGTTCCTGCATACCGCCACCCTGCTGCACGACGATGTGGTCGACATGTCAGGCATGCGCCGCGGCCGCTCCACCGCCAACGCGCTGTGGGGCAACGCGCCGAGCGTGCTGGTGGGCGACTTCCTCTACTCG
Proteins encoded in this region:
- the proB gene encoding glutamate 5-kinase translates to MRSKVTGAKRWVVKIGSALLTADGKGLDRGAMAVWVEQMVALREAGVELVLVSSGAVAAGMSQLGWTSRPSAMNELQAAASIGQMRLVQAWESSFGEHGKHTAQILLTHDDLSDRKRYLNARSTLRTLVDLGVVPVINENDTVVTDEIRFGDNDTLAALVANLVEADLLVILTDRDGMFDADPRNNPEAQLIYEARADDPSLDAVAGGTGGALGRGGMQTKLRAARLAARSGAHTIIIGGRIERVLDRLKAGERLGTLLSPERGMLAARKQWLAGHLQTRGTLVLDAGAVQALRGANKSLLPVGVKTVQGSFRRGEMVICVGPDGAEVARGLANYSALEAQKIIGQPSDHIEAVLGYIAEPELVHRDNLVLV
- the mksF gene encoding Mks condensin complex protein MksF, which translates into the protein MSQERYGISRFALLNTAGYSLGLFPLEYPLSVYGANNLGKSASINALQFPILARMSDMSFGKYSLEQSRRFYFASDTSYILCELNLPHGPHVVGVVGRGPGGGFGHQFFAYKGELDLAHYQQNDTCLRQKELFTNLERLGLKAYELKPDELRRLLVGGHTSCPLDLTLIPLRSTSEQSLKTFRALFINLLHMREITAAKLKQLFLDAFEHSLRSGSVDYIAACEEAFRDVRRMEQDYNALVAAGPLVEALAGGVAQRDILRGKLHRLSPLLDNLLGTWQEYAMARKEELVIQAEHYRSEQDRLQNDQRGGTQELMRLEREITGIQRWLGELSVLKHRFALVNDVKVLEQQLLAAKDAHDELAGALAQSRQFSAEDLDERVRDLEKRLKQVKQQLDHADNNSYARLREEFSQQDVDRLMRLFNGALFSLPLGERGIELDDSDLWVKSLEAVLDGFKGERFEAPGLSIDLSHIDPPALQALADRAALRDQKERLEKELKQLKTQQQVAADRTASKAQAQALYQDVLDAQKALEDYRRSETLSAEEPEKMEQLAQMEAAQDELKRSSDAFTERVQQLSAKLQLVGRQIGDLESKQRTLEDALRRRQLLPADLPFGTPYMEAVDDSMDNLLPMLNDYQDSWQALQRVDNQIEALYAQVRLKGVAKFDSEDDMERRLQLLVNAYAHRTDEALTLAKARRAAVTDIARTLRNIRSDYDSLEHQLALFNREINKRQVSNLESFRVVLAPNKEALKHIDQIIHSAGQYEEGETLSVFDLTQSAEQDNRNEEAKEYLARLVAANHNQLGLKDLFELAFEITKVNGQPIIHADIDGAASNGTTMTIKALTNMYLLLHLMDRDLAGRIRLPYYLDEAADIDERNQAALLETSLQLGFVPILASVKPQVSAHVAIDLEGGSGPNGIYIDEADWKYISRLDEVKAIVREDQAEALA
- the rplU gene encoding 50S ribosomal protein L21, translated to MSYAVIVTGGKQYKVAEGEFLKVEKLEVATGESVTFDRVLLVANGEEVTIGAPVVAGAKVVAEVVSQGRHDKVRIIKFRRRKHHMKRMGHRQWFTEIKITGIQA
- the mksE gene encoding Mks condensin complex protein MksE — translated: MHLDLSELSQLAPIFRELFKGFHVSRRDPEMYAQLSNFQDQYRTLFKALGFELVCDTRGFYYFVPEQAAAQVNKTAQRLSLFTFILVEHLADQGRDPMAVLDGGSIGRDELPSLLDKYRDLFLQAEVQTVEELEEKIMRRMTQLGFAHEEGGIYRFLPPMHRFLDVCLSVQQDRDLAASLHSDLPLPTPVLVEEESPEQLNRTDDPLDLAPFDDQESEEDALARAIREEQQEIDA
- the cgtA gene encoding Obg family GTPase CgtA, which produces MKFVDEVSIRVKAGDGGNGCMSFRREKFIENGGPNGGDGGDGGSVYMVADENLNTLVDYRYTRHHEAQRGSNGGSTDCTGKKGDDLFLRVPVGTTVIDASTQEVIGDLVTPGQKLMVAQGGWHGLGNTRFKSSTNRAPRQTTPGKPGDQRDLKMELKVLADVGLLGLPNAGKSTFIRSVSAAKPKVADYPFTTLVPNLGVVSVDRWKSFVIADIPGLIEGASDGAGLGIRFLKHLARTRVLLHLVDLAPLDGSSPADAAEVIINELTRFSPSLTDRERWLVLNKSDMLMDDERDERVKEVVERLQWEGPVYVISAISKQGTEQLSHDLMRYLEDRADRLANDPAYAEELAELDQRIEDEARAQLQALDDARTLRRTGVKSVHDIGDDDAWDDDFEDDEDGPEIIYVRD
- a CDS encoding CreA family protein, with the protein product MKTFKRVLALAALALPMLAGAEEIGQVSTVFKFLGPNDRIVVEAFDDPKVEGVTCYLSRAKTGGVKGGLGLAEDRAEASIACRQVGPISFKGELKDGDEVFKERTSLVFKTMQVVRFLDKKRNTLVYLVYSDRMIEGSPQNAVTAIPILPWAQ
- the rpmA gene encoding 50S ribosomal protein L27, whose amino-acid sequence is MAHKKAGGSTRNGRDSESKRLGVKMYGGQVIKPGNIIVRQRGTEFHAGYGVGMGKDHTLFAKIEGVIKFEKKGEFMRRYVSIVAA